GAAGTTGAAGAGGGAAGTATACAGGCAAATAATATAAATATTACTGATATTTCAAAAGATATTTGGAAATCGAAAGTTAGTATTGTTTTTCAAGATCCGTACATATTTCCGGGAACTGTAAAAGATAATTTATTACTGGGGTATAATGGAATTACTGATACTCAAATAATGAGTTTAGTCAAAGCAATGTGTATTGATGATTTCATTCAGAAATTGCCGGAGAAGTATGATAGTTCACTAGGGGAGCGCGGAATAACGATTTCAGGCGGTGAAAAACAAAGGTTAGCATTAGTGCGTGCTTTAATTAGAGATCCAGAGGTATTAATTTTAGATGAGTCTACATCGGCATTAGATGTAAGTACAGAAAAAATCATTCATGAAAATCTTGCCATACTTAGAGAAAATAAAACGACCATTATTATTGCGCATCGACTCTCTACGATTAAAGATTCAGACATTATATTTGTTATGGATAAGGGGGAAATTGTAGAACAAGGTTGTCATGCTGAGTTATTAAAAAATAAATCCTTATATTATGAATTAGTGTTGAATGAGATGAAGGATAATAATTATTTAATATATCAGTAAAAAAATTTCCAAGTTTACAGGGAAATTAGGTTTTTTTCATAGAATTCTATCAATGAGTTCGCAGTTAACGAAATTAATAAAATTTACTAGTATTAAGGTCTGAAACATTAACATTTGTCAGTATTCTACGTGTTTTTAATAATGTACATTTGAATAGAGCGGTGCTTTGACAAGTTTGTTGTGAGCAATGGTTTTCAGAAGGCTGAGGGAAATACAACTAATGAGGTTTTCAATCTACAAAGTTTGGGGCTTAGTACAGATGAAGTAGAAAATTTATAAGGTTGGTGAATGAAATGAAACAACAGATTTTGAAAAAATATATCGTAATCACATCTGTATGCTTGATGGCTTTAGCGACACCATTCGTTGCGCAGGGTGAAGGAGTGCTCGATAGTAAGCGCGGATTACTAGAATTACGCACAATGGTAGGACAATCGAAGGCTGGTTTTAACGACGGATCCACTGCTGATGCGTCATTATTCTATCCTACTTCATTACTACAGCAGACTGACGGCAGCTTACTAATTAGTGATACCAATAATCATAAAATTAGAATGCTAGCTAACGATCAACTAACTACTTTAAGTGGCCATATTGTAGATTTTGATGAATCCTCGATGCCGGTAGGAAGCTATGGAGATGGTGCTCTTGATGTAGCTATGTATCAATCACCTGGTGGACTTGCGATGGATGAACAAGGTCAAATCTATATTGCTGATACAAATAATCATAGTATTCGCCTTATATCTAAGGAAGGTACTGTAACAACAATTGCTGGTTCATGGCAACTTGGCGATCAAGATGGGAAGGGCTCAGCTGCGGGATTCTATGCTCCATCCGATGTTGCTGTCGATAGTCAAGGTAACGTCTATGTTGCTGATACGTTAAATCATCTTATTCGTAAAATAGATACGAAAGGCAATGTTACAACTTTGAATAAGGCATCTGAAAGAGTGGTTGAATATTTTCCAGGTGTATTAGAGTATAGTGGCGATTTTGCAGATGGTTCTCTAGCTGAAGCTATGTTCAATGAGCCTACTGGTCTAGCGATAGATGCTCAAGATAATTTATATGTTAGCGATAAAGGGAATCAACGTATCCGCTATATCGATTTTGCTACGAATA
The sequence above is a segment of the Solibacillus sp. FSL H8-0523 genome. Coding sequences within it:
- a CDS encoding stalk domain-containing protein — translated: MKQQILKKYIVITSVCLMALATPFVAQGEGVLDSKRGLLELRTMVGQSKAGFNDGSTADASLFYPTSLLQQTDGSLLISDTNNHKIRMLANDQLTTLSGHIVDFDESSMPVGSYGDGALDVAMYQSPGGLAMDEQGQIYIADTNNHSIRLISKEGTVTTIAGSWQLGDQDGKGSAAGFYAPSDVAVDSQGNVYVADTLNHLIRKIDTKGNVTTLNKASERVVEYFPGVLEYSGDFADGSLAEAMFNEPTGLAIDAQDNLYVSDKGNQRIRYIDFATNKVSTVVGNGLYDSDELYVKGAYVDGAVSVARLSSPAGITVTKSGIVLVADTLNHVVRAIYNGNVTTVAGIGGEYGFADGVLSSGALNKPTDVIELANGNIAIADSSNNRIRVVQSYVIPERVKYDGPTRIIVNDELLETDVAPMLEKNRIYVPLRAIVTKLGLNVNYLTETKQYEVIVDDKLSYIFSTSSDRVIRLENGANSELLMDDSVILADGRLLIPVRFFAEQLGYDVQWDQANSNVVIRHTIFN